In Monodelphis domestica isolate mMonDom1 chromosome 4, mMonDom1.pri, whole genome shotgun sequence, one DNA window encodes the following:
- the CCDC153 gene encoding coiled-coil domain-containing protein 153 encodes MPPKIKRTGSKTGGQKKKKKSQDAETEIKHRRTALELEILRDHLALRRDETRQAIVCKERLQQRLQELEAEVERAQNDGKAVYAEMSRQYQALRKETETQSHRWEEEVKVLRKQLETCQREAKVAQGEAKQALAKRDKTLVQLQTYVTDMEAKYEEILHCSLDRLLAKLTIAKVEWDAATLRLHDKHKELLRQFGLNPLDL; translated from the exons ATGCCACCCAAAATCAAGAGAACGGGATCAAAAACTGggggacagaaaaagaaaaagaagagtcaaG ATGCTGAAACTGAGATCAAGCACAGGAGAACAGCCCTGGAACTGGAGATCCTCCGTGACCATCTGG CTCTTCGTCGGGATGAGACTCGACAGGCCATAGTTTGCAAAGAACGACTACAACAGAGGCTGCAGGAATTGGAGGCTGAGGTGGAGAGGGCTCAGAATGATGGAAAGGCTGTGTATGCAG AGATGAGTCGTCAGTACCAAGCCCTGAGGAAGGAGACTGAGACCCAGAGCCATCGGTGGGAAGAAGAAGTAAAGGTTCTTCGGAAACAGTTAG AGACATGCCAAAGAGAGGCCAAAGTTGCTCAAGGAGAGGCTAAGCAGGCATTAGCAAAGCGAGACAAGACCCTTGTCCAGCTTCAGACCTATGTGACAGACATGGAGGCTAAGTATGAAGAAATTCTACAT TGCAGCCTAGACAGGCTCTTGGCCAAGCTGACAATAGCCAAGGTGGAGTGGGATGCAGCTACTCTGAGGCTCCATGACAAACACAAGGAACTGCTTCGACAATTTGGCCTCAACCCCCTGGATCTCTGA
- the NHERF4 gene encoding Na(+)/H(+) exchange regulatory cofactor NHE-RF4, translating to MEAATDLQDTATLPLKFKFNPKLGIDNPALSLADDHDHLDSWGCQRPRFCLLSREEGGKFGFYLHKELGRTGHIVRRVEPGTSAQRQGLQDGDRILGVNGDIVEHEDYHGVVRRIRASGPRVLLIVLAGYVEEVRAHQADGAHLCPVLDSGVRPRLCHVAKDEGGFGFSITHGERGFFWLILTCGGAAERAGVPQGARLLEVNGISVENFSHSQLSRKLRQSGEQVTLLVAGPEVEEQCRQLGLPLAAPLAEGWALPARPRQLHLEKGPKGFGFLLREEKGPNGQLGQFLWEVDPGLPADKAGMRAGDRLVAVAGDSVEGLDHEEAVTRILAQGCHLSLTVVDPDADNFYSKVRLSPLLFLEDAGPQATGELPENSQELTSVSQMEDRASLAIDMAPSLEVSTSLAPPTLPSFRLCLLSPGPDGGYGFRLSCGTDKPDFVISQVTPGGSASRAGLHVGDVILEVNGHSVGRENAFKVLQQFTDAKPPLRLRLAAQGGRCIEACCSTESGEAWILPSESL from the exons ATGGAAGCAGCAACAG ATCTCCAAGACACAGCCACATTACCTCT GAAGTTTAAATTTAACCCAAAGCTGGGGATTGACAATCCTGCACTCTCATTAGCTGATGACCATGACCACCTTG ATTCCTGGGGCTGTCAGCGGCCTCGTTTCTGTCTGCTGAgcagggaggaggggggaaaatTTGGCTTCTATCTGCATAAGGAGCTGGGCCGGACTGGGCACATAGTTCGAAGGGTAGAACCAGGCACTTCTGCTCAGCGCCAAGGACTTCAGGATGGAGACCGAATCCTGGGAGTCAATGGAGACATTGTGGAGCATGAGGATTATCATGGG GTGGTTCGTCGAATTCGGGCTAGTGGTCCCCGGGTGCTGCTGATAGTGTTGGCGGGGTATGTGGAAGAGGTCCGTGCTCATCAGGCTGATGGTGCTCATCTCTGTCCTGTCCTGGATTCTGGTGTCAGACCTCGGCTGTGCCATGTGGCAAAAGATGAGGGGGGCTTTGGTTTTAGTATCACCCATG GAGAGAGGGGCTTCTTCTGGTTGATATTGACTTGTGGAGGAGCAGCAGAGCGGGCAGGGGTCCCCCAGGGCGCTCGGCTGCTGGAAGTAAATGGGATCAGTGTGGAAAATTTCTCGCATAGTCAACTCAGCAGAAAG CTTCGGCAGAGTGGGGAGCAGGTAACTCTCCTGGTGGCAGGGCCAGAGGTGGAAGAACAGTGTCGTCAGCTGGGCTTACCTCTGGCTGCCCCCCTGGCTGAGGGCTGGGCACTGCCTGCCCGGCCACGCCAATTGCATCTAGAAAAAGGACCCAAGGGGTTTGGCTTCTTGCTTCGAGAGGAGAAAGGCCCTAATGGGCAGCTTG GGCAATTCCTATGGGAGGTGGATCCAGGGCTGCCAGCAGATAAAGCTGGTATGCGGGCTGGGGACCGATTGGTTGCTGTGGCTGGGGATAGTGTAGAAGGATTGGACCACGAAGAGGCTGTGACCAGGATCTTGGCGCAAGGTTGTCATCTCTCCCTGACTGTTGTGGACCCTGATGCTGACAACTTCTACAGCAAG GTCCGcttgtctcctctcctctttttggAGGATGCTGGTCCCCAAGCAACTGGGGAACTTCCTGAGAATTCCCAGGAGCTTACTTCAGTGTCTCAAATGGAGGATCGAGCATCCTTGGCAATAGATATGGCCCCATCACTTGAAGTTTCTACCTCCCTTGCTCCTCCCACCCTACCCAGCTTCCGTCTTTGCCTTCTGAGCCCGGGGCCTGATGGTGGTTATGGTTTCCGACTCAGTTGTGGGACTGACAAGCCTGATTTCGTCATTTCCCAG GTGACCCCAGGGGGCTCAGCTTCTCGAGCAGGCCTTCATGTTGGGGATGTGATCCTGGAGGTGAATGGTCATTCTGTGGGTAGGGAGAATGCTTTCAAGGTGCTGCAGCAGTTTACTGATGCTAAGCCACCCCTTCGCCTGAGGCTGGCAGCCCAGGGAGGACGATGCATTGAAGCCTGCTGCTCTACAGAGTCAGGAGAG GCCTGGATTCTACCCTCAGAGAGTCTCTAG